In Marisediminicola antarctica, one DNA window encodes the following:
- the pdhA gene encoding pyruvate dehydrogenase (acetyl-transferring) E1 component subunit alpha, with protein MRSTMAGHDPREAEFLGQEDFVQLVTPAGERIPSPGFDPWVADVTDEQLADLYEDLSVVRRIDTEATALQRQGELGLWPPLLGQEAAQIGSARALRSDDFVFTSYRENAVAYCRGVKITDLLRVWRGTSHGGWNPYDVGMAVPAVVIGAQTLHATGYALGCAKDGVDSVAVAYFGDGATSQGDVNEAMVFAATFKAPVVFFCQNNQWAISEPVTLQAQAHISERAPGFGIPSLRVDGNDVLAVMAATRVALDRARNGDGPTFIEAVTYRMGPHTTSDDPTRYRDRDELEEWAAKDPISRLGALLDSKGLLTDELTARVTARADEVARELRAGCLALTAPEPLTLFDNVYATPHRGLDRQRSQYAAYLAMFDGGAE; from the coding sequence ATGCGTTCAACCATGGCCGGGCATGATCCCCGGGAAGCCGAATTTCTCGGCCAGGAAGACTTCGTTCAGCTCGTGACACCCGCCGGAGAGCGGATTCCGAGCCCCGGCTTCGACCCGTGGGTCGCCGACGTCACCGACGAACAGCTCGCGGACCTCTACGAGGACCTCTCCGTCGTGCGCCGCATCGACACCGAGGCGACCGCCCTGCAGCGCCAGGGCGAACTCGGACTGTGGCCTCCGCTGCTCGGCCAGGAGGCCGCCCAGATCGGCTCCGCCCGGGCCCTGCGTTCGGACGACTTCGTCTTCACGAGTTATCGCGAGAACGCGGTCGCGTACTGCCGCGGCGTCAAGATCACCGATCTCCTTCGGGTGTGGCGCGGAACGTCGCATGGGGGCTGGAACCCCTACGACGTTGGAATGGCCGTTCCCGCCGTCGTGATCGGCGCGCAGACGCTGCACGCGACCGGTTACGCGCTCGGCTGCGCGAAGGACGGCGTCGACTCCGTCGCCGTCGCCTACTTCGGCGACGGGGCCACGAGCCAGGGTGACGTGAACGAAGCGATGGTGTTCGCAGCCACGTTCAAGGCCCCCGTGGTCTTCTTCTGCCAGAACAACCAGTGGGCGATCTCCGAGCCGGTCACCCTGCAGGCGCAGGCCCACATCTCCGAGCGCGCGCCCGGCTTCGGCATCCCGAGCCTGCGGGTCGACGGCAACGACGTGCTCGCCGTGATGGCCGCGACGAGGGTCGCCCTGGATCGCGCCCGGAACGGCGACGGACCGACATTCATCGAGGCCGTCACGTATCGGATGGGTCCGCACACGACATCCGACGATCCGACCCGCTACCGCGACCGCGACGAACTCGAGGAGTGGGCGGCGAAAGACCCGATCAGCCGCCTCGGAGCGCTGCTCGACTCGAAGGGGCTGCTGACCGACGAGCTCACCGCCCGCGTCACGGCGCGCGCCGACGAGGTGGCGAGGGAGCTGCGGGCCGGATGCCTCGCCCTGACGGCACCCGAGCCGCTCACCCTCTTCGACAACGTGTACGCGACACCGCACCGCGGTCTCGACCGGCAGCGCAGCCAGTACGCCGCCTACCTCGCCATGTTCGACGGGGGCGCGGAATGA
- a CDS encoding potassium channel family protein, with product MDMVLTIAGIAVVVIGLRDMFHTLLHPRGRGRVSRWVLAGVWRLSQLTHHRLGSAVGPAAMVVVVLLWVALQGVGWALIYYPHIPGGFVYSAGVNPADYPDFGEALYVSLVTLGTLGYGDVVPVDPWIRVVSPIQGLIGFALLTAALTWFTQVYPPLSRRRALALELGRLADTSYAEAIGEVDPATAARVLDSLAAEVGKVRVDFIQHTEGFYFQEQSTDLSLARQLPYALHLRDRALTCQEAAVRVSAQQLSLALEQLGAELKKDFRLTGDTPGEVFAAYASEHTSRAQL from the coding sequence ATGGATATGGTGCTGACCATTGCGGGGATCGCGGTCGTTGTGATCGGGCTGAGAGACATGTTCCACACGCTGCTCCATCCTCGCGGCCGGGGGCGTGTCAGCCGATGGGTGCTCGCGGGCGTGTGGCGACTCTCGCAGCTCACCCACCATCGGCTGGGCTCTGCCGTGGGGCCGGCGGCGATGGTCGTCGTCGTCCTGTTGTGGGTGGCTCTGCAAGGCGTCGGCTGGGCACTGATCTACTACCCCCACATCCCGGGCGGCTTCGTGTACTCCGCAGGGGTGAACCCCGCGGACTATCCCGACTTCGGTGAAGCCCTCTACGTCTCGCTTGTCACCCTCGGAACCCTGGGCTACGGCGACGTCGTACCCGTCGACCCGTGGATCCGGGTGGTTTCCCCGATTCAGGGGCTGATCGGCTTTGCCCTCCTGACGGCGGCATTGACCTGGTTCACCCAGGTCTACCCACCGCTGTCACGACGCCGGGCACTCGCGCTCGAGCTGGGGAGGCTGGCCGACACGAGCTATGCCGAGGCGATTGGCGAGGTGGACCCGGCCACCGCCGCACGAGTCCTCGACAGCCTCGCGGCTGAAGTCGGGAAGGTGCGCGTGGACTTCATCCAGCACACCGAGGGCTTCTACTTCCAGGAGCAGAGCACCGATCTCTCGCTCGCCCGCCAGCTGCCCTATGCACTCCACCTGCGGGACAGGGCGCTGACCTGTCAGGAGGCAGCGGTGCGTGTGAGTGCCCAGCAGCTGTCCCTGGCGCTCGAGCAGCTCGGAGCCGAGCTCAAGAAAGACTTCCGCCTCACCGGCGACACCCCAGGGGAGGTCTTCGCGGCCTACGCGAGCGAGCACACCTCGCGCGCCCAGTTGTGA
- a CDS encoding glutamine amidotransferase: protein MKPFVLLATRAEDEAADGEYEAFREAGGLRPNELVRFRLESEPLPAIDPDDYSGFIVGGSPFNASDPVETKSETQIRVERELGALLDVVVERDIPFLGACYGIGLLGTHQYGVIDDTWAEPVGPTRISLTPDGLADPLFGTLDETFDAFVGHKEACAVLPSRAVLLASGASCPVQAFRIGRNVYATQFHPELTVAGIITRIRVYRHHGYFEPDAMDELITAVEQVAISQPTRLIAAFVDRYARR from the coding sequence ATGAAGCCATTCGTGCTCCTCGCCACGCGCGCCGAGGACGAGGCGGCCGACGGTGAGTACGAGGCATTCCGCGAGGCGGGCGGGCTGAGACCGAACGAACTCGTGCGGTTTCGACTCGAGTCAGAGCCGCTGCCCGCGATCGATCCCGACGACTACTCCGGATTCATCGTGGGGGGCAGCCCGTTCAACGCGAGCGACCCGGTCGAGACGAAGAGCGAGACCCAGATCAGGGTGGAACGGGAGCTCGGCGCCCTGCTCGACGTCGTCGTCGAGCGCGACATCCCCTTCCTCGGGGCCTGCTACGGCATCGGGCTGCTCGGCACCCACCAGTACGGCGTCATCGACGACACGTGGGCGGAGCCCGTCGGCCCGACCCGCATCAGCCTCACACCGGACGGGCTCGCCGATCCGCTGTTCGGAACCCTCGACGAGACCTTCGACGCCTTCGTCGGACACAAGGAGGCCTGCGCGGTGCTGCCGTCGAGAGCGGTGCTACTGGCCTCCGGTGCGAGCTGCCCTGTGCAGGCCTTCCGCATCGGAAGAAACGTCTACGCGACCCAGTTCCACCCCGAACTCACGGTCGCCGGCATCATCACGCGCATCCGCGTCTATCGCCACCACGGATACTTCGAACCGGATGCGATGGACGAGCTGATCACCGCTGTCGAGCAGGTCGCCATCAGCCAGCCCACCCGCCTGATCGCGGCCTTCGTCGACCGGTATGCGAGACGCTGA
- a CDS encoding IS110 family transposase, whose amino-acid sequence MDVVHERAAGMDISKRDVKVCVRVPGKRPGTFEQKVTTWGATTSQVLELREHLLANRVTTVVMEATGDYWKPFYYLLESVLPVTLVNARDVRNFPGRKTDVSDAGWLAQLAAHGLVRASFVPPEPIRELRDLTRTRATIVQERSRHIQRIEKILEDAGIKLSSVVSQLNGVSARSILDALVAGERDPVKLAALAKGRLRAKIPELVEALTGRFRDHHAFMVNLHLTQLDHSATLIDEITARIEVVMEPFRVFRETLTTIPGVSVRVADVIIAETGGNMHIFPSPGHLASWAGVCPGSNESAGRVKSTKTRPGNAHLKAALGISALVITRQKNTHLAVKYRRIAARRGSIKAIVALEHSILVAVWKMGTTGEAFTELGPNYYSNRHPDRTKSNAINQLRTLGYQVTLTPTAA is encoded by the coding sequence ATGGACGTGGTCCATGAGCGTGCTGCGGGGATGGATATCTCCAAGCGGGACGTGAAGGTCTGTGTTCGAGTGCCTGGGAAACGGCCCGGGACGTTCGAGCAGAAAGTTACTACCTGGGGTGCAACAACGTCGCAGGTGCTGGAGTTGCGGGAGCATCTCCTCGCGAACCGGGTGACAACGGTTGTGATGGAGGCGACCGGTGATTATTGGAAGCCGTTCTACTATCTGTTGGAATCGGTGCTGCCGGTGACGCTTGTCAACGCGCGGGATGTGCGTAATTTCCCGGGCCGGAAAACGGATGTCTCGGACGCGGGCTGGCTGGCCCAACTGGCCGCTCACGGACTGGTGCGGGCCTCGTTCGTGCCACCGGAACCGATCCGGGAGTTGCGGGATCTGACCCGGACCCGGGCCACGATCGTGCAGGAGCGCAGCCGGCATATCCAGCGGATCGAGAAGATCCTCGAGGACGCCGGGATCAAGCTGTCCTCGGTGGTGTCCCAGCTGAACGGGGTCTCGGCGCGCAGCATCCTCGATGCCCTGGTCGCCGGGGAACGCGACCCCGTGAAACTTGCCGCTCTGGCCAAGGGCCGGCTGCGGGCGAAGATCCCGGAACTGGTCGAAGCCCTCACCGGACGGTTTAGGGACCACCACGCGTTCATGGTGAACCTGCACCTCACCCAACTCGATCACAGTGCGACCCTGATCGATGAGATCACCGCCCGAATCGAGGTGGTGATGGAACCCTTTCGGGTCTTTCGAGAGACCCTCACCACCATTCCGGGGGTCTCTGTTCGTGTTGCGGACGTGATCATCGCCGAGACCGGCGGGAACATGCATATTTTCCCCAGCCCCGGACATCTTGCGTCCTGGGCCGGGGTCTGTCCGGGATCGAACGAGTCCGCGGGACGAGTGAAATCGACCAAAACGCGCCCCGGTAATGCGCACCTGAAGGCCGCCCTCGGGATCTCCGCCCTGGTCATCACCCGACAGAAGAACACGCACCTCGCCGTGAAATACCGACGGATCGCCGCTCGGCGCGGCAGCATCAAGGCGATCGTCGCCCTCGAGCACAGCATCCTTGTCGCCGTCTGGAAGATGGGCACCACCGGGGAAGCCTTCACCGAACTCGGACCGAACTACTACTCCAACCGCCACCCCGACCGAACAAAATCCAACGCCATCAACCAGCTCCGCACCCTCGGATACCAGGTGACCCTCACCCCCACCGCAGCCTAA
- a CDS encoding DUF6855 family protein, protein MTMGTRLDPWTLTTPAGDATYQAFIEGDELICELEGATLSYHARSIYDLHEWLVEQGEWVPLGAADEHTEAPQGSVEQFGRSDGNPVGGWFGLLVGQRGQFAVYLPPVLERLGLADLEHGEHAARVRAI, encoded by the coding sequence ATGACAATGGGAACCAGACTCGACCCGTGGACGCTCACCACCCCGGCCGGCGACGCCACCTACCAGGCATTCATCGAGGGCGACGAGCTCATCTGCGAGCTCGAGGGAGCAACGCTCTCGTACCACGCGAGGTCGATCTACGACCTCCACGAGTGGCTCGTCGAGCAGGGCGAGTGGGTGCCGTTGGGCGCCGCCGACGAGCACACGGAGGCACCGCAGGGCAGCGTGGAGCAGTTCGGCCGCAGCGACGGCAATCCCGTCGGTGGCTGGTTCGGGCTGCTCGTCGGACAGAGGGGCCAGTTCGCCGTCTACCTGCCGCCGGTACTCGAGCGGCTCGGCCTTGCCGACCTCGAGCACGGCGAGCACGCCGCCCGGGTGCGCGCGATCTAA
- a CDS encoding polyribonucleotide nucleotidyltransferase produces the protein MEGPEIKFAEAVLDNGKFGKRVVRFETGRLAQQAQGAVAAYLDEETMLLSATSASKRPKDNLDFFPLTVDVEERSYAAGKIPGSFFRREGRPSTEAILVCRLIDRPLRPSFVTGLRNEVQIVITVLSIAPGEFYDALAINAASASTQISGLPFSGPIGGIRMALIDDQWVAFPKFEQLENAVFDLTVAGRLITDNNGNEDVAIMMVEAEATEHAWGLIQAGATKPDEAVVAQGLEASKPFLLQLIKAQAEMAAQSAKEIADYPVFLPYSQAAYDAVAELAYDKLVDIYQIAAKTERQDADDALKDRVKVAIQEKIDAGQLDADVSAMVSAAYKSVTKTVVRGRILTEGVRMDGRGLADIRPLDAEVQVIPRVHGSAIFQRGETQILGVTTLNMLKMEQQIDSLAPVTKKRYLHHYNFPPYSTGETGRVGSPKRREIGHGFLAERALVPVLPDRSEFPYAIRQVSEALGSNGSTSMGSVCASTLSLLNAGVPLRAPVAGIAMGLVSDEVNGETRYAALTDILGAEDALGDMDFKVAGTAEFITAIQLDTKLDGIPTAVLDGALKQAKEARTAILNVINAAIDSPDEMAPTAPRVISVQIPVDKIGELIGPKGKTINQIQDDTGADISIEDDGTVYIGAVDGPSAEAARAAVNAIANPLNPEVGERFLGTVVKIATFGAFVSLTPGKDGLLHISEVRKLAGGKRVENVEDVLSVGQKIQVEITKTDDRGKLSLAPVMDDAADAPASDAPVDAEV, from the coding sequence ATGGAGGGTCCAGAAATCAAGTTCGCCGAAGCCGTTCTCGACAACGGCAAGTTCGGAAAGCGCGTCGTCCGGTTCGAAACCGGTCGCCTCGCCCAGCAGGCACAGGGAGCAGTCGCTGCCTACCTCGATGAGGAAACCATGCTGCTCAGCGCCACGAGCGCGAGCAAGCGTCCGAAGGACAACCTCGACTTCTTCCCGCTCACGGTCGACGTCGAAGAGCGGTCCTACGCCGCCGGCAAGATCCCCGGGTCGTTCTTCCGTCGCGAAGGTCGCCCGTCGACCGAAGCGATCCTCGTCTGCCGCCTGATCGACCGGCCGCTGCGCCCGTCGTTCGTCACCGGACTGCGCAACGAGGTCCAGATCGTCATCACGGTGCTGAGCATCGCGCCGGGCGAGTTCTACGACGCCCTCGCGATCAACGCCGCGTCGGCATCCACCCAGATCTCCGGCCTGCCCTTCAGCGGTCCGATCGGTGGAATCCGCATGGCGCTCATCGATGACCAGTGGGTCGCGTTCCCGAAGTTCGAGCAGCTTGAGAACGCCGTCTTCGACCTCACTGTCGCGGGCCGCCTCATCACCGACAACAACGGCAACGAAGACGTCGCGATCATGATGGTCGAAGCCGAGGCCACCGAGCACGCGTGGGGCCTCATCCAGGCCGGGGCGACCAAGCCCGACGAGGCCGTCGTCGCCCAGGGCCTCGAGGCCTCCAAGCCGTTCCTGCTGCAGCTCATCAAGGCCCAGGCCGAGATGGCCGCGCAGTCCGCCAAGGAGATCGCCGACTACCCCGTCTTCCTGCCCTACTCGCAGGCCGCGTACGACGCGGTCGCCGAGCTCGCCTACGACAAGCTCGTCGACATTTACCAGATCGCCGCGAAGACCGAGCGCCAGGACGCCGATGACGCGCTCAAGGACCGCGTCAAGGTCGCCATCCAGGAGAAGATCGACGCCGGCCAGCTCGACGCCGACGTCTCCGCGATGGTCAGCGCCGCCTACAAGTCGGTCACCAAGACCGTCGTGCGTGGACGCATCCTTACCGAGGGCGTGCGCATGGACGGCCGTGGGCTCGCCGACATCCGCCCGCTGGATGCCGAAGTGCAGGTAATCCCGCGCGTGCACGGCTCCGCGATCTTCCAGCGCGGAGAGACCCAGATCCTGGGCGTCACCACGCTGAACATGCTCAAGATGGAGCAGCAGATCGACTCGCTCGCGCCCGTCACGAAGAAGCGCTACCTGCACCACTACAACTTCCCGCCCTACTCGACCGGTGAAACCGGCCGCGTCGGGTCGCCGAAGCGTCGCGAGATCGGGCACGGCTTCCTCGCCGAGCGCGCCCTCGTGCCGGTGTTGCCCGACCGCTCGGAGTTCCCCTACGCGATCCGCCAGGTGTCCGAGGCCCTCGGCTCCAACGGTTCGACGTCGATGGGTTCCGTCTGCGCCTCGACCCTGTCGCTGCTCAACGCCGGAGTGCCGCTGCGTGCCCCGGTCGCGGGCATCGCCATGGGCCTCGTCTCCGACGAGGTCAACGGAGAGACCCGTTACGCGGCCCTTACCGACATCCTCGGTGCGGAAGACGCCCTCGGCGACATGGACTTCAAGGTCGCCGGCACCGCCGAGTTCATCACGGCCATCCAGCTCGACACCAAGCTCGACGGCATCCCCACCGCCGTTCTCGATGGCGCGCTCAAGCAGGCCAAGGAGGCTCGCACCGCGATCCTCAATGTGATCAACGCGGCGATCGACTCGCCCGACGAGATGGCCCCGACCGCGCCCCGCGTGATCTCGGTGCAGATCCCGGTCGACAAGATCGGCGAGCTCATCGGGCCGAAGGGCAAGACGATCAACCAGATCCAGGACGACACTGGAGCCGACATCTCGATCGAGGACGACGGAACCGTGTACATCGGTGCCGTCGATGGTCCCTCGGCCGAGGCGGCGCGTGCCGCGGTCAACGCGATCGCGAACCCGCTCAACCCCGAGGTCGGCGAGCGGTTCCTCGGAACCGTTGTCAAGATCGCCACGTTCGGCGCGTTCGTGTCGCTCACCCCGGGCAAGGATGGGCTGCTGCACATCTCCGAGGTGCGCAAGCTCGCCGGTGGCAAGCGCGTGGAGAACGTCGAAGACGTGCTCTCCGTCGGGCAGAAGATCCAGGTCGAGATCACCAAGACAGACGACCGTGGAAAGCTGTCGCTCGCCCCGGTGATGGACGACGCCGCGGATGCTCCGGCATCCGACGCTCCGGTCGACGCCGAGGTCTGA
- a CDS encoding VanZ family protein, producing MFRRHPYLSLTTFAYLGFVAWVTLGPQPIDGGDDAVLWRALRFFSRHEVTHWITYQRLEFLANVGMFIPVGMFFLLLFGRRMWFVAVFAGIALTASIEFVQIFLPDRVSDVSDIIANSLGTLIGVLFTLVVTTGTALRLRREERRAELAGSRR from the coding sequence ATGTTCCGCCGTCACCCCTACCTGAGCCTGACGACGTTCGCCTACCTGGGCTTCGTCGCTTGGGTCACGCTCGGCCCGCAGCCGATCGACGGCGGGGACGACGCAGTGCTGTGGCGTGCCCTGCGGTTCTTCTCCCGCCACGAGGTCACCCACTGGATCACCTACCAGCGCCTCGAGTTTCTCGCCAACGTCGGCATGTTCATCCCCGTCGGGATGTTCTTCCTCCTGCTCTTCGGGCGACGGATGTGGTTCGTCGCGGTATTCGCGGGCATCGCCCTGACCGCCTCGATCGAGTTCGTGCAGATCTTCCTCCCCGACCGGGTGAGCGACGTGAGTGACATCATTGCCAACTCGCTCGGAACGCTCATCGGGGTGCTGTTCACCCTCGTCGTCACCACCGGCACGGCCCTGCGCCTGCGCCGGGAGGAGCGGCGGGCCGAGCTGGCTGGCTCGCGCCGCTAA
- a CDS encoding ArsR/SmtB family transcription factor — protein MNDDFTDAHRPLYEVKANLFKGLAHPVRIRTLEKLAEAGDVSVTDLLADTGLEASHLSQHLSVLRRHHLVVADRRGSQVFYRLAYPQVAELLAVARVLLVEVLHTTQRQLEQTQTLPDVAGVPERSGR, from the coding sequence ATGAATGATGATTTCACGGATGCCCACCGCCCGCTCTACGAGGTTAAGGCAAACCTCTTCAAGGGGCTCGCGCATCCGGTGCGCATCCGCACGCTCGAAAAGCTCGCCGAGGCCGGCGACGTCTCGGTCACCGACCTGCTCGCGGACACCGGACTCGAGGCATCGCACCTGTCGCAGCACCTCTCGGTGCTCCGCCGCCATCACCTCGTCGTGGCCGACCGACGCGGCAGCCAGGTCTTCTATCGGCTTGCCTACCCGCAGGTCGCCGAGTTGCTCGCCGTCGCCCGAGTGCTCCTCGTCGAGGTGCTGCACACGACGCAACGGCAACTCGAGCAGACCCAGACGCTGCCGGACGTCGCCGGGGTGCCCGAGCGGTCGGGGCGATGA
- a CDS encoding SulP family inorganic anion transporter has protein sequence MKALTYASSLLPSIRDYSQVPRTWKGDLVAGVTVGIIALPLALAFGVSSGAGAAAGLVTAIVAGIVAGVFGGSNVQVSGPTGAMVVVLGPIVAREGAAAVAIVAVMAGVIVIVAGALRLGRTVTYIPWPVIEGFTLGIAVIIFLQQIPSAFGVETGESDNAAVAAAQGLSTLTLAEAAWPIAMVLVVAAIMILAPRIHPQLPGSIIAIILVTVVAELAELPVARIGALPSSLPLPSMPDLSWETVAVLIGPALTVAALAAIESLLSARVAATLADTGPYDADRELVGQGLASVASGFFGGMPAVGAIARTAVNVRSGGRTRLAAIVHSIVLIGVVYLATGPVSAIPLAALAGVLMLTAIRMVSVATVRSIVGSTRSDTIVFIVTAIITVSVDLIVAVEIGIVVAAFFALRTLARSSGVHREELPGAVVPGDEQIALFRLDGALFFGAAERVLDRISLITNVHVVIIRMSQLQVLDATGARVVTEIVQNLERRGITVLIKGVQERHLELLTHVGVLRSLRHQNHLFNDLDSAVEHARSHVQRAVAAEPEPDPV, from the coding sequence ATGAAGGCCCTGACGTACGCCTCCTCCCTGCTTCCCTCGATTCGGGACTACTCCCAGGTGCCCCGCACGTGGAAGGGCGACCTCGTCGCCGGGGTGACCGTGGGCATCATCGCCCTCCCGCTCGCCCTCGCATTTGGGGTCAGCTCCGGCGCGGGCGCGGCCGCGGGGCTCGTGACCGCGATCGTTGCGGGCATCGTTGCCGGCGTGTTCGGCGGATCGAATGTGCAGGTCTCCGGGCCGACCGGCGCGATGGTCGTTGTGCTCGGGCCGATCGTCGCGCGCGAGGGGGCCGCCGCAGTCGCTATCGTCGCGGTGATGGCCGGCGTCATCGTCATCGTCGCCGGGGCGCTGCGGCTCGGTCGCACCGTCACCTACATCCCGTGGCCCGTGATCGAGGGCTTCACGCTCGGTATCGCGGTCATCATCTTCCTGCAGCAGATCCCCTCCGCGTTCGGGGTCGAGACCGGCGAGAGCGACAACGCCGCGGTCGCGGCGGCCCAGGGCCTCTCGACACTCACGCTGGCGGAGGCGGCGTGGCCCATCGCGATGGTGCTCGTCGTCGCTGCGATCATGATCCTGGCCCCGCGCATCCATCCCCAGCTACCCGGGTCGATCATCGCGATCATCCTCGTCACGGTCGTCGCCGAGCTCGCCGAGCTTCCCGTCGCGCGGATCGGGGCCCTGCCGTCGTCCCTGCCGCTGCCCTCGATGCCCGATCTGTCCTGGGAGACGGTGGCCGTGCTGATCGGCCCGGCCCTCACCGTGGCGGCACTCGCGGCAATCGAGTCGCTGCTTTCGGCCCGGGTCGCCGCGACCCTCGCCGACACCGGTCCGTACGACGCCGACAGGGAGCTCGTCGGGCAGGGTCTCGCGTCGGTCGCCTCGGGGTTCTTCGGCGGGATGCCCGCCGTCGGCGCGATCGCGCGCACCGCAGTCAACGTGCGGTCGGGCGGTCGAACCCGGCTCGCCGCGATCGTGCACTCGATCGTGCTCATCGGCGTCGTCTACCTCGCCACCGGCCCCGTCTCGGCCATCCCGCTGGCCGCCCTCGCGGGAGTGCTCATGTTGACGGCGATCCGCATGGTGTCCGTCGCGACCGTGCGCAGCATCGTCGGCTCGACGAGGTCCGACACGATCGTATTCATCGTCACCGCGATCATCACGGTCTCGGTCGACCTCATCGTCGCCGTCGAGATCGGCATCGTCGTCGCCGCGTTCTTCGCGCTGCGCACCCTCGCGCGCTCGAGCGGCGTGCATCGGGAGGAGCTACCGGGCGCGGTCGTCCCCGGCGACGAGCAGATCGCCCTCTTCCGGCTCGACGGCGCGCTGTTCTTCGGTGCGGCGGAGCGGGTGCTCGACCGCATCAGCCTCATCACCAACGTGCATGTCGTGATCATCCGGATGTCTCAGCTGCAGGTCCTCGACGCGACCGGCGCCCGAGTCGTGACCGAGATCGTGCAGAACCTCGAGCGGCGCGGGATCACCGTGCTCATCAAGGGCGTCCAGGAGCGCCACCTCGAGCTCCTGACCCATGTGGGGGTGCTGCGGTCACTGAGGCACCAGAACCACCTCTTCAATGATCTCGATTCCGCGGTCGAGCACGCCCGAAGCCATGTCCAGCGCGCCGTCGCCGCCGAACCGGAACCGGATCCGGTGTGA
- a CDS encoding DUF167 domain-containing protein: MSPNVDLTVRVKPGSSKGPLVEPAGPGELTVYLNERAVDGAANDALVKVLAKHLGVSKSRVEIVRGHTSRVKQVRIGD; the protein is encoded by the coding sequence GTGAGCCCAAACGTGGACCTCACCGTGCGGGTCAAGCCCGGCAGCAGCAAAGGGCCGCTCGTCGAGCCCGCCGGCCCAGGCGAGCTCACTGTGTACCTCAACGAGCGCGCGGTCGACGGCGCCGCCAATGACGCCCTCGTCAAGGTGCTCGCGAAGCACCTCGGAGTGTCGAAGAGCCGGGTCGAGATCGTGCGCGGGCACACATCGCGCGTGAAGCAGGTGCGGATCGGCGACTGA
- a CDS encoding aldo/keto reductase, with protein MAAPSIPTLPLNDGQSLPAIGLGTFGMRGPSGVASVVSGLQAGYRLLDTALRYRNEKEVGEGVRESGVDRGDISVTTKLRGRHHGFYETLEGFDESLANLGLDYVDLYLIHWPLPRLGKFVDSWRAMIWLRDQGAIRSIGVSNFTPAHIGQLIVETGVTPAVNQVELHPYFPQADQRAFHDEYGIVTESWSPLGRKRRSLAAEPIIVGIAAAHAVTTTQVVLRWHLQLGAIAIPKSANSARQAANLDILGFVLTDAEVEGISSLESRRTWWADPDRHYEL; from the coding sequence ATGGCCGCCCCCAGCATCCCCACCCTGCCGCTCAACGACGGCCAGAGCCTGCCCGCGATCGGCCTCGGTACCTTCGGGATGCGCGGGCCGAGCGGCGTGGCATCCGTCGTCTCCGGACTCCAGGCCGGCTACCGGTTGCTCGACACGGCGCTGCGCTACCGCAACGAGAAAGAGGTCGGGGAGGGGGTGCGCGAATCGGGTGTCGATCGCGGCGACATCTCGGTCACGACCAAGCTGCGGGGCCGCCACCACGGCTTCTACGAGACTCTCGAGGGATTCGACGAGTCCCTCGCGAACCTCGGGCTCGACTACGTCGACCTCTACCTCATCCACTGGCCACTGCCGCGCCTCGGCAAGTTCGTCGATTCCTGGCGCGCGATGATCTGGCTGCGGGACCAGGGCGCCATCCGCTCGATCGGGGTGAGCAACTTCACGCCGGCCCACATCGGGCAACTCATTGTCGAGACCGGGGTCACGCCCGCGGTGAACCAGGTGGAGCTGCACCCATACTTCCCACAGGCCGACCAGCGGGCGTTCCACGACGAGTACGGCATCGTCACCGAGAGCTGGAGTCCGCTCGGCAGGAAGCGCCGAAGCCTCGCCGCGGAGCCGATCATCGTCGGCATCGCCGCGGCACACGCGGTGACCACGACGCAGGTCGTGCTGCGCTGGCATCTTCAGCTCGGAGCGATCGCCATCCCTAAGTCCGCCAACTCGGCCAGGCAGGCGGCCAACCTCGACATTCTCGGATTCGTCCTCACGGACGCCGAAGTCGAGGGCATTTCCTCGCTCGAGTCACGGCGCACCTGGTGGGCCGACCCCGACCGTCACTACGAGCTCTGA